A single region of the Planctomycetota bacterium genome encodes:
- a CDS encoding nucleoside phosphorylase, protein MARQYHIALSRGEVAPNVLLCGDYSRAEKTSKLFDRIKLTRHNREFVTYTGSYKGLPVSVMATGIGPANTEIALIELSQIAKDLTILRVGSCGGLQKHTAVGDLIISSAALRLENTSLFFVPEGYPAVAHHQVIQALEDTAGEMKHKYHTGLTATAPGFYAAQGRSVGGFPVLTPDIAKYFGKIGILNFEMETSTLLTLASLKNYRAGSICTVFINRVKYSIINEALKKQAELKCIKTALGALQKLNT, encoded by the coding sequence ATGGCTCGCCAATATCATATCGCCTTAAGCAGAGGCGAGGTGGCACCCAATGTCCTGCTCTGCGGCGATTATTCCCGGGCAGAAAAGACATCCAAGCTCTTTGACCGGATTAAACTCACCAGGCACAACCGCGAGTTCGTCACTTATACCGGCTCGTATAAAGGATTACCGGTTTCGGTTATGGCCACCGGCATCGGCCCGGCTAATACCGAAATCGCCCTGATAGAGCTTTCACAGATTGCCAAAGACCTGACGATTTTAAGGGTTGGCTCTTGCGGCGGACTGCAGAAACACACAGCGGTGGGTGATTTGATTATCTCCTCGGCGGCCTTGCGGCTGGAAAACACCTCGCTGTTCTTTGTGCCGGAAGGATATCCGGCCGTGGCGCATCATCAGGTCATCCAAGCGCTGGAAGACACCGCAGGCGAGATGAAACACAAGTATCACACGGGATTGACCGCCACAGCTCCGGGATTCTATGCGGCCCAGGGTCGTTCAGTGGGTGGATTCCCGGTTCTGACTCCGGATATTGCCAAGTATTTTGGCAAAATCGGAATTCTTAACTTTGAAATGGAGACCAGCACGCTTCTGACTCTAGCCAGTTTGAAGAATTACCGGGCTGGCAGTATCTGCACGGTTTTTATCAACCGGGTTAAGTATAGTATAATTAACGAAGCACTCAAGAAGCAGGCGGAATTGAAGTGTATTAAGACCGCCTTGGGCGCGCTCCAGAAATTGAATACGTAA
- a CDS encoding transketolase, producing MSALSVDKLESLKAKARTIRQHIIRMIGKAGSGHPGGSLSAVEILVTLYFHKLKVNPKDPRWLERDRFLLSKGHAAPVWYAALAEAGFFPISQLDSLRKMGSILQGHPDMKRTPGVEMSSGSLGQGLSIANGIAIAGKLDKKSYRVHVLLGDGECQEGQVWEAAMAAAHYKLDNLVGLIDYNGLQIDGPIEKIMSPLPLAEKWAAFGWNVINVDGHKVEKIIAALDHAETAKGKPTMIICRTVKGKGVSFMENKHEWHGKAPNAQQIEAALKELG from the coding sequence ATGTCTGCACTTTCTGTTGACAAGTTAGAATCGCTCAAGGCCAAGGCCAGGACTATCCGCCAGCATATCATCCGGATGATAGGGAAGGCCGGGTCGGGTCATCCGGGCGGCTCGCTCTCGGCTGTAGAAATCCTGGTAACGTTATATTTCCATAAACTCAAGGTAAACCCCAAAGACCCCAGGTGGCTCGAACGGGACCGTTTCTTGCTCTCCAAAGGCCACGCCGCGCCGGTCTGGTATGCCGCGCTGGCCGAAGCCGGATTCTTTCCCATCAGCCAACTTGATTCCCTGCGCAAGATGGGGAGCATACTCCAGGGCCATCCGGATATGAAACGCACACCCGGCGTGGAGATGTCCAGCGGTTCTTTGGGCCAGGGATTGTCCATTGCCAACGGGATTGCCATTGCCGGAAAACTGGATAAGAAATCCTATCGGGTCCATGTCCTCTTAGGCGACGGTGAATGCCAGGAAGGTCAGGTCTGGGAGGCAGCCATGGCCGCGGCACATTACAAACTGGATAATCTGGTCGGGCTGATTGATTACAACGGGCTGCAGATTGACGGGCCGATTGAGAAAATAATGTCGCCCCTGCCGCTGGCTGAAAAATGGGCCGCTTTCGGCTGGAACGTGATTAATGTGGACGGACATAAAGTGGAAAAAATCATCGCGGCGCTGGACCATGCCGAGACCGCCAAGGGCAAGCCGACCATGATTATCTGCCGGACCGTCAAAGGCAAGGGCGTGTCCTTTATGGAAAACAAGCACGAATGGCACGGCAAGGCGCCCAATGCCCAGCAGATAGAAGCCGCGCTGAAAGAATTGGGGTAA
- a CDS encoding transketolase family protein — MAELRCTRESCGNALVELGKANKDIVVLSADLAGSTKTDDFAKAFPERFFNMGIAEANMMNTAAGLAVAGKIPFATTFAIFASGRAWEQIRNTIAYGNLNVKIVATHGGISVGPDGASHQGIEDMALMRMIPGMTVLVPCDAVETPKALFAASEYKGPVYVRLARLKIPVITQLTDSFIIGKSNILREGSNVTIIACGVMVAAALTAAEALLKENIKATVINAYSIKPLDTEMILTCAKKTGALVTVEEHLAIGGLGSAVADVLAQNHPTPLEMVAINDRFGQSGEPDELMKEYHLTADDIIQAVKKVISRK, encoded by the coding sequence ATGGCAGAACTAAGATGCACCCGTGAATCCTGCGGTAACGCCCTGGTGGAACTGGGCAAGGCCAATAAGGACATCGTGGTCCTCTCGGCTGACCTGGCCGGCTCGACCAAGACCGACGATTTTGCTAAGGCCTTCCCGGAACGGTTCTTCAATATGGGCATTGCCGAGGCCAATATGATGAATACAGCCGCCGGTCTGGCCGTGGCCGGTAAGATTCCCTTTGCCACCACCTTCGCCATCTTCGCCTCGGGCCGGGCCTGGGAGCAAATTCGGAACACCATTGCCTACGGTAATCTTAATGTTAAGATTGTTGCCACGCACGGCGGGATTTCAGTCGGTCCAGATGGCGCCTCTCACCAGGGCATCGAGGATATGGCCCTGATGCGGATGATTCCTGGGATGACGGTGCTGGTGCCGTGTGATGCCGTAGAAACGCCCAAGGCGCTCTTTGCCGCCTCGGAATACAAAGGGCCGGTCTATGTCCGGCTGGCCCGACTCAAGATTCCGGTTATCACCCAGCTGACCGACTCATTCATTATCGGCAAGTCCAATATCCTCCGCGAAGGGAGTAACGTAACTATCATTGCCTGCGGAGTAATGGTCGCCGCGGCGCTGACTGCGGCCGAGGCGCTCCTCAAGGAAAATATCAAAGCCACGGTCATCAATGCCTACAGCATCAAACCACTGGATACGGAAATGATTCTTACCTGCGCCAAGAAGACTGGAGCGCTTGTCACGGTGGAAGAACATCTGGCCATTGGCGGCCTGGGCAGTGCCGTCGCCGATGTCCTGGCTCAGAATCATCCCACGCCCTTGGAAATGGTGGCGATTAACGACCGCTTCGGCCAATCCGGCGAGCCGGATGAACTGATGAAGGAATATCACCTGACCGCAGACGACATCATCCAAGCGGTCAAGAAGGTTATCAGCCGAAAATAG
- the rpsJ gene encoding 30S ribosomal protein S10: MLVRIKLRSYDHTVLDQTVGEIINTVKKGGTKIAGPIPLPTHIERYTVLRSPHVDKKAREQFEIRTHKRLIELIDPTAQTTEALKNLNVPSGVDIQIKLI, from the coding sequence ATGTTAGTGCGAATTAAATTGCGTTCTTATGACCATACGGTCCTGGACCAGACCGTGGGCGAAATTATCAATACGGTCAAGAAGGGCGGGACTAAAATCGCCGGACCCATCCCCCTGCCGACCCATATTGAGCGTTATACGGTTCTGAGGTCGCCGCACGTGGATAAAAAGGCCCGGGAACAGTTCGAAATCCGCACTCATAAGCGACTGATTGAACTGATAGACCCGACAGCCCAGACCACCGAGGCGCTTAAGAACCTGAACGTGCCCAGCGGCGTGGATATCCAAATAAAATTGATATAA
- the rplC gene encoding 50S ribosomal protein L3, giving the protein MPGLLATKLGMTQVFKEDGNVVPVTVLKAGPCPVLQVKTIKTDGYNAVQVGFDAKKKQNTTKAILGHLKHSKVETPPRFIREFRLANGPAGEKEAESFKPGDEVKVDIFEGVYKVCVTGTTRGRGFTGMVRRWNKKRGPESHGSMNMRGPGGLSGDSRLTHIRPNRHMCGHYGVETVTVDNLEVVRVDKNRNLLFVYGAVPGHKNGFVTIYKTNLVKKAPVVSGKAKKKIEPKTAKK; this is encoded by the coding sequence ATGCCCGGATTATTAGCAACGAAGCTGGGAATGACCCAGGTCTTCAAGGAAGACGGCAATGTGGTGCCGGTGACCGTGCTCAAGGCCGGTCCCTGTCCGGTGTTGCAGGTCAAGACCATTAAGACGGACGGCTATAATGCGGTCCAAGTCGGATTTGACGCCAAGAAGAAGCAGAATACCACCAAGGCCATTCTGGGGCATCTGAAGCATTCCAAGGTTGAGACCCCGCCCCGTTTTATCCGGGAATTCAGATTAGCTAATGGCCCGGCCGGAGAAAAGGAAGCCGAGTCGTTCAAGCCGGGCGACGAGGTCAAGGTGGATATTTTTGAAGGCGTATATAAGGTCTGCGTGACCGGCACAACCAGAGGCCGGGGATTTACCGGTATGGTCCGGAGATGGAACAAGAAACGCGGCCCGGAAAGTCACGGCTCAATGAACATGCGCGGTCCGGGCGGACTTTCGGGCGATTCGCGCCTGACCCATATCAGGCCCAACCGACATATGTGCGGGCATTACGGGGTGGAAACCGTGACGGTAGATAATTTAGAGGTGGTTCGGGTAGATAAAAACCGCAACCTGCTTTTTGTGTACGGCGCAGTACCCGGGCACAAGAACGGGTTTGTGACGATTTATAAGACGAACCTGGTCAAGAAGGCGCCGGTGGTTTCCGGCAAGGCCAAGAAGAAGATAGAGCCAAAGACGGCTAAGAAATAG
- the rplD gene encoding 50S ribosomal protein L4 produces MLELKVYDNEGKEIDKVSVDEALFGGTVNKKLLQEVVVMYQSNQRKGNASTKDRGEVEGSTKKPWKQKHTGRARAGTIRSPLWRHGGVVFGPHPRSYYYSIPHQLKIKALDSALLSKFKGNETYIVNSFNIEIPRTKDFSAIIKKLGIDPKKERPKHKCLLGIKDPKRSLHLSSRNIPGIKLMPITDLNAYDVIKYQRLMLTKEALEHLISLRK; encoded by the coding sequence ATGTTAGAGTTAAAAGTATACGACAACGAGGGCAAAGAGATCGATAAGGTTTCGGTTGACGAGGCCCTGTTCGGCGGCACGGTCAACAAGAAACTGCTCCAGGAAGTTGTGGTGATGTACCAGTCCAACCAGCGCAAGGGCAACGCCTCGACCAAGGACAGAGGCGAGGTAGAAGGCAGCACCAAGAAACCCTGGAAGCAGAAGCACACCGGCCGGGCCCGGGCCGGCACCATCCGCTCTCCGCTTTGGAGGCACGGCGGCGTGGTCTTCGGTCCTCATCCCAGGAGTTACTATTATTCAATCCCCCACCAGTTAAAGATTAAAGCCCTGGATTCGGCGTTGCTGTCCAAATTCAAGGGTAACGAGACCTATATCGTCAATTCGTTTAATATTGAAATCCCCCGGACCAAGGATTTTTCCGCTATCATCAAAAAACTGGGGATTGACCCGAAAAAGGAAAGGCCCAAGCATAAATGCCTGCTGGGCATAAAAGACCCCAAGCGTTCCCTGCATCTGTCTTCCCGCAATATCCCGGGCATTAAATTGATGCCGATTACGGACCTGAATGCTTATGATGTAATAAAATACCAGCGGCTGATGCTGACCAAAGAGGCTCTGGAACACCTTATTTCGTTAAGAAAATAA
- the rplW gene encoding 50S ribosomal protein L23, producing the protein MNKSPYDVIKKPLLTEKTEFAKQKMVYSFMVDNDATKDIIKHSVESIFPVKVDSVRTINVKGKVKRYKFRPGQRKDWKKAMVTLKEGYRIEI; encoded by the coding sequence ATGAATAAATCCCCGTACGATGTTATAAAAAAACCCTTGCTGACCGAGAAGACCGAGTTTGCCAAGCAAAAAATGGTCTATTCTTTCATGGTTGACAATGACGCCACCAAGGATATTATTAAACATTCGGTGGAAAGCATTTTCCCGGTCAAGGTGGACAGCGTCCGGACCATTAACGTCAAGGGAAAAGTCAAGAGATATAAATTCCGTCCGGGGCAAAGGAAGGACTGGAAAAAAGCAATGGTAACCTTAAAAGAGGGTTACCGGATAGAGATATAA
- the rplB gene encoding 50S ribosomal protein L2, translating to MALRLYKPTSPGRRSASVVDYSILTKKDPEKRLLVSLRKTGGRNNQGEITCRHIGGGNRHQYRIIDFKRDKDNIPARVLSVEYDPNRTAFIALLCYKDGEKRYIIAPKDIQTGEVLMSGEKVEPKNGNTMPIKNIPLGLLIHNVELYRGRGGQMVRSAGSFAKLMAREGEYAHLQLPSGEIRKVHVECRATIGQVSNPEYATIWWGKAGRKRWLGIKPTVRGTAQNPVSHPMGGGEGRSGGGRHPCSPWGKLAKGGKTRKRRNPSSSFIIRRRK from the coding sequence ATGGCATTAAGATTATACAAACCAACCAGCCCGGGCCGCAGATCGGCATCAGTAGTGGATTATTCCATCCTGACCAAGAAAGATCCGGAGAAGCGTTTATTGGTATCGCTCCGGAAAACCGGCGGGCGGAATAACCAGGGCGAGATTACCTGCCGTCATATCGGCGGCGGTAACCGGCACCAATACCGTATTATAGATTTCAAGAGAGACAAAGACAACATCCCGGCCCGGGTGCTGTCCGTAGAATACGACCCCAACCGCACGGCTTTCATCGCCCTGCTCTGCTATAAGGATGGCGAGAAACGCTATATCATCGCGCCCAAGGATATCCAGACCGGCGAGGTTCTGATGTCCGGTGAAAAGGTGGAGCCGAAAAACGGCAACACCATGCCTATCAAGAATATCCCGTTAGGATTATTGATACACAATGTTGAATTATACCGGGGCCGGGGCGGCCAGATGGTGCGCAGCGCCGGCTCGTTTGCCAAATTGATGGCCCGGGAAGGCGAGTACGCCCATCTCCAACTGCCCAGCGGTGAAATCCGCAAGGTCCATGTGGAATGCCGCGCCACCATCGGGCAGGTCAGCAACCCGGAATACGCCACGATCTGGTGGGGTAAGGCCGGACGCAAGCGCTGGCTGGGAATAAAGCCGACCGTCCGGGGCACGGCCCAGAACCCGGTTTCCCACCCGATGGGCGGCGGCGAAGGCCGGTCCGGCGGCGGACGCCACCCGTGTTCGCCTTGGGGTAAACTGGCCAAGGGCGGCAAGACCCGCAAGCGCCGTAACCCAAGCAGCTCTTTTATTATTAGGAGAAGGAAATAA
- the rpsS gene encoding 30S ribosomal protein S19 — protein MSRSVKKGPFVDEKLLKKVNKQKENRGHDPIKTWSRRSTVVPEFVSHTFMVHNGNKFIKVFVTEDMVGHKLGEFAPTRMFRGHPGLKKAEVEE, from the coding sequence ATGAGCCGTTCAGTTAAAAAAGGCCCGTTTGTGGATGAAAAACTGCTGAAAAAGGTAAACAAGCAGAAAGAAAACAGGGGTCACGACCCGATAAAGACCTGGTCCAGGCGCTCGACCGTGGTGCCGGAATTCGTTTCCCACACTTTTATGGTGCATAACGGAAATAAATTCATCAAGGTCTTTGTGACCGAAGATATGGTCGGCCATAAATTGGGCGAATTCGCGCCGACCCGGATGTTCCGCGGCCACCCGGGCCTGAAAAAAGCAGAGGTTGAAGAATAA
- the rplV gene encoding 50S ribosomal protein L22, whose amino-acid sequence MEYKTLLRYARSTPRKMRYVVDMIRNKPIPEAQRILRYTPKRVSYFLHKLVNSAVANATTRDANLAPENLYISTITVGDGPAFKRWRSGSMGRATQVKKRTSHITLVLKTIQQVVKTPVSARPEAAPKRHKAADGHTNQPAAVKEKEHKAK is encoded by the coding sequence ATGGAATATAAGACGCTGTTAAGATATGCCAGAAGCACGCCGCGTAAGATGCGTTACGTGGTGGATATGATACGCAATAAACCTATTCCCGAGGCACAGCGGATTTTGAGATACACCCCGAAAAGGGTATCGTATTTCCTGCATAAGCTCGTTAATTCGGCGGTGGCTAACGCCACGACCAGGGATGCTAATCTGGCGCCGGAGAATTTATATATCAGTACGATAACAGTGGGTGACGGGCCGGCATTCAAGCGATGGCGTTCCGGGTCTATGGGCCGGGCCACCCAGGTGAAGAAGCGGACCTCTCATATTACCCTGGTATTAAAAACCATACAGCAGGTTGTCAAAACACCGGTCAGTGCCCGCCCTGAAGCGGCTCCGAAACGCCATAAGGCGGCGGACGGACACACCAACCAGCCTGCGGCAGTAAAAGAGAAAGAACATAAGGCCAAATAA
- the rpsC gene encoding 30S ribosomal protein S3 codes for MGQKVSPFALRLGINKDWISRWYADKKNYGKYAVEDQKIRKFVKKEYNFAGLQKIEIERNTEKTIVIVYCAKPSFIIGRRGIKADKLTEDLVKLCGGRVVDLKVIEVLKPELSAQLVGDSIAQQLEKQSHHRRIMHKVIETVMEAGALGIKIRISGRIGGAEIARAESLSKGSVPLHTLKADIDYARSTATLSKGTVGVKVWIYKGIIEKTKKPHGVAAVAAPATSRLQPRREEKPAGQPGITAATPAPALNAASEPKLTT; via the coding sequence ATGGGACAAAAAGTATCGCCTTTCGCATTAAGACTCGGCATTAACAAGGATTGGATTTCCCGCTGGTACGCCGATAAAAAGAACTACGGCAAATACGCCGTGGAGGACCAGAAAATCCGTAAGTTCGTCAAGAAGGAATACAATTTTGCCGGTCTCCAGAAGATAGAGATCGAACGCAATACGGAAAAGACCATCGTGATTGTCTACTGCGCCAAGCCGTCGTTTATTATCGGCCGGCGCGGTATTAAGGCGGATAAACTGACCGAAGACCTGGTTAAACTCTGCGGCGGCCGGGTCGTGGACCTGAAGGTAATCGAGGTGCTGAAACCGGAATTAAGCGCCCAGTTGGTGGGCGACTCCATTGCCCAGCAGTTGGAAAAGCAATCCCATCACCGCCGGATAATGCACAAGGTCATCGAGACGGTAATGGAAGCCGGCGCTCTGGGTATAAAGATACGGATTTCCGGCCGCATCGGCGGCGCGGAAATCGCCCGGGCCGAATCCTTAAGCAAAGGGTCGGTCCCGCTGCATACCCTTAAGGCGGACATAGATTACGCCCGTTCTACCGCCACTTTGAGCAAAGGAACAGTCGGCGTTAAGGTCTGGATTTATAAGGGCATCATTGAAAAAACTAAGAAGCCACATGGTGTTGCAGCGGTTGCCGCGCCGGCCACTTCCAGGCTTCAGCCCAGGCGCGAGGAAAAACCGGCCGGACAGCCCGGTATTACAGCCGCAACACCGGCGCCGGCATTAAATGCCGCGAGCGAACCGAAGTTAACTACATAA
- the rplP gene encoding 50S ribosomal protein L16, translating to MLMPKRIKYRKWQRGRMKGDAQRGNYVAFGEYGLMSMEMGWLSAQQIEAGRVAITHQMPPTGKFWLRVFPHKPITAKPAETRMGTGKGEPEYYAAEVKKGTILYEVDGVSEDIARKVFNSVAHKMPFVTKLVKRIH from the coding sequence ATGTTAATGCCCAAAAGGATAAAATACCGCAAATGGCAGCGCGGCCGGATGAAGGGCGACGCCCAAAGAGGCAATTATGTTGCCTTCGGCGAATACGGCTTGATGTCCATGGAAATGGGCTGGCTGTCCGCCCAGCAGATCGAGGCCGGCCGGGTGGCCATTACGCACCAGATGCCGCCGACCGGCAAATTCTGGCTGCGGGTATTCCCCCATAAACCGATTACCGCCAAGCCGGCCGAGACCAGAATGGGCACCGGCAAAGGCGAACCGGAATATTATGCGGCGGAAGTCAAAAAAGGCACCATCCTTTACGAGGTAGACGGCGTGAGCGAGGATATCGCCCGCAAGGTCTTTAACAGCGTGGCCCATAAGATGCCTTTTGTCACTAAATTAGTTAAACGAATACATTAG
- the rpmC gene encoding 50S ribosomal protein L29: protein MLTLKEMKQKDMAELATELENTKKEYFRLRCRQVTDVVQNHTEIRNLRKNVARLNTIIKEKQANEKKEKGS, encoded by the coding sequence ATGTTGACCTTAAAAGAGATGAAACAGAAGGACATGGCTGAACTGGCTACGGAACTCGAGAATACCAAAAAGGAATACTTCCGCCTGCGTTGCCGCCAGGTTACCGATGTTGTCCAGAACCATACGGAAATACGAAACCTGCGGAAAAATGTTGCCCGTTTAAATACCATTATAAAAGAAAAGCAGGCCAATGAAAAGAAAGAAAAAGGTAGTTAA
- a CDS encoding TraR/DksA C4-type zinc finger protein, whose translation MKRKKKVVKRKRTASRKIKQQKLRIVANLKDVSMEAKTPFTKPKLKEFEQRLLKIKTMLRAGMEHLEDNSLKKSGRDASGDLSNLPIHLADTGSDTFEQDFSLGLLEGEDIELKEIDEALERIENKIYGICEECSSPIAENRLKVIPYARLCVKCQESAEKH comes from the coding sequence ATGAAAAGAAAGAAAAAGGTAGTTAAGCGCAAGCGGACAGCGTCCCGGAAGATAAAACAGCAAAAACTGCGTATCGTGGCGAACCTGAAGGATGTCTCTATGGAAGCAAAAACCCCGTTTACTAAACCCAAGCTGAAGGAATTCGAGCAGCGGCTCCTCAAGATAAAAACCATGTTGCGCGCAGGCATGGAGCACCTTGAGGACAATTCCCTGAAGAAATCCGGACGCGATGCCAGCGGCGACCTTTCCAACCTGCCCATCCACCTGGCTGACACCGGCAGCGACACCTTTGAACAGGATTTTTCCCTGGGACTCCTGGAAGGCGAGGATATTGAACTAAAGGAAATAGACGAAGCCCTGGAACGGATAGAAAACAAAATTTACGGCATCTGCGAAGAATGCTCCAGCCCGATAGCCGAAAACCGGCTAAAAGTTATTCCCTATGCCCGTCTCTGCGTCAAATGCCAGGAATCTGCGGAGAAACACTAA
- the lspA gene encoding signal peptidase II, which translates to MRWLVFFLIAILGAIGDLVTKHLTATMIPRDIISDVLRFNPVLNKGIIWGLFQQGSILFLVIPALAVPLIIIMFKYVNLFSGEGNKDESAGGQSARLHLWLTIAFGLILAGALGNLYDRIAYRAVRDFIDFYVINWPIFNLADTYITVGAGLIVISLFTPKRKPGLADSPAAATGTEPAIQPDSTARENNI; encoded by the coding sequence ATGAGATGGCTCGTTTTTTTCCTCATTGCCATCCTGGGAGCCATCGGTGATTTAGTCACCAAGCATCTTACCGCCACCATGATACCCCGGGATATCATCTCCGACGTGCTCCGCTTTAACCCGGTTCTTAATAAAGGAATCATCTGGGGATTATTCCAGCAGGGTTCTATTCTGTTCCTGGTCATCCCGGCGCTGGCCGTCCCGCTTATCATTATAATGTTCAAATATGTCAACCTGTTCAGCGGAGAAGGAAATAAAGACGAGTCTGCCGGCGGGCAGTCCGCGCGATTACACCTTTGGCTGACCATTGCCTTTGGCCTGATTCTGGCCGGCGCGCTGGGTAATTTATACGACCGGATTGCCTATCGGGCCGTGCGCGATTTCATTGATTTCTATGTAATTAACTGGCCTATTTTTAATCTGGCTGATACCTATATTACCGTCGGCGCCGGGCTGATTGTCATCTCCCTGTTTACCCCTAAACGAAAACCCGGCCTGGCAGACAGCCCGGCCGCCGCGACAGGGACAGAACCCGCTATTCAGCCGGACAGCACTGCCCGGGAGAATAATATATGA
- the bioA gene encoding adenosylmethionine--8-amino-7-oxononanoate transaminase, producing MSLESKDKKYLWHPFTQMKDWMADDIVIIERAKGNYLYDTRGRRYLDGISSLWCNVHGHQVRDIDRAIKAQLGRVAHSTMLGLSNVPAIELAEELIRIAPNGLQRVFYSDSGSTAVEIALKMAFQYWQQVSQRMTQDTRRKTRFLTFVNAYHGDTIGSVSLGGMDLFHKTYKPLLFKTIQAPAPYCYRCPMNKERERCKLECLAEAERLIKHHHRELAGVVIEPLVQGAAGMITQPRGFIRRIRQLCTKYDVLMIADEVATGFGRTGRMFACEHEKVTPDIMAVAKGITGGYLPLAATLTPEKIFKGFLGEFKDNKTFFHGHTYTGNPLACAAALANLKMFRRNKTLEKLQPKVGMLKEGLQSFYELKNVGDIRQRGFMIGIELVMDKAAKKPFPHEARIGHQVILEARKHGVILRPLGNVIVLMPPLSITLKELKLLLDATYQSIRTVMNYLNS from the coding sequence ATGAGCTTAGAAAGCAAAGATAAGAAATACCTCTGGCATCCATTTACCCAGATGAAGGACTGGATGGCCGACGATATCGTGATTATTGAACGGGCCAAGGGAAATTATCTTTACGACACCCGGGGCCGGAGATACCTGGACGGGATTTCCTCGCTCTGGTGCAATGTCCACGGGCATCAGGTTAGGGATATTGACCGGGCCATCAAGGCGCAACTGGGCCGGGTGGCGCACTCCACGATGCTGGGGCTGTCCAATGTCCCGGCTATAGAGCTGGCTGAGGAACTTATCAGGATCGCCCCCAATGGTTTACAGCGGGTATTTTATTCGGACAGCGGCTCAACCGCCGTGGAGATTGCCCTCAAGATGGCGTTCCAGTATTGGCAGCAGGTGTCACAACGCATGACGCAAGACACACGACGCAAGACGCGTTTCCTCACCTTCGTTAACGCCTATCACGGTGACACCATCGGCTCGGTGAGTCTGGGCGGGATGGATTTATTCCATAAAACCTACAAGCCGCTGCTGTTTAAGACGATTCAGGCGCCGGCGCCGTATTGCTATCGCTGTCCGATGAACAAGGAAAGGGAGCGATGTAAGCTGGAATGCCTGGCTGAAGCAGAGCGGCTGATAAAACATCACCACAGGGAATTAGCCGGGGTGGTAATTGAGCCGCTGGTCCAGGGCGCGGCCGGGATGATTACCCAGCCCAGGGGATTCATCAGGCGCATCAGGCAGCTCTGCACCAAATATGATGTTTTGATGATAGCCGACGAGGTGGCGACCGGATTCGGCCGGACCGGTCGGATGTTTGCCTGCGAGCACGAGAAGGTTACGCCGGATATTATGGCCGTGGCCAAGGGCATTACCGGAGGTTACCTGCCTTTGGCGGCCACGTTGACGCCAGAAAAGATATTCAAGGGATTCCTGGGCGAGTTTAAGGATAATAAGACCTTTTTCCACGGGCATACCTATACAGGCAACCCGCTGGCCTGCGCCGCGGCACTGGCCAACCTGAAGATGTTCCGAAGGAACAAGACGCTTGAGAAACTCCAACCAAAGGTAGGGATGCTTAAAGAGGGATTGCAGAGTTTCTATGAATTGAAGAACGTGGGCGATATCCGCCAGCGCGGGTTTATGATAGGTATAGAATTGGTTATGGACAAGGCGGCTAAAAAGCCGTTTCCGCACGAGGCGCGGATAGGGCATCAGGTAATCCTTGAGGCGCGTAAGCATGGCGTAATCCTAAGGCCGCTTGGCAATGTCATCGTGCTGATGCCGCCGCTAAGTATTACACTTAAGGAATTGAAGTTGTTATTAGATGCAACCTATCAATCCATCCGGACGGTAATGAATTATTTGAACTCGTAA